The genomic region GGCGTGCGCCCACTGACGCACAGCCAACAGTCCTTCATCTTCCTGGGCCGCCGTGTGTTCAGTCAAGAACAGCGCCATGCCGCGGTACCGCGGCGGCAGGCGCTGGAGGGGGCTTAAGCCGCGGTGCCGTTGAACATGGCCCGGGCCACCCCCAGCAGACGGTCCACGTCCCGGGCTGTCAGCCCGCGGGCGCGGGCGAAGTCCGACAGCGGGCGGAGCAGATCCTCCGTCTGGGCCAGGGACTGTTCCGTCCCCGCGAACAGCTCCCCCAGGCTGACGCCGAGGGCCCCGGCGAGCGCGGCCAGTGTCTCCACGTGGGCCACGCGCTCACCGCGCTCGATCATGGACAAGAACGACACACTGATCTGAGCCCGCTCAGCGAGCTCTTCCTGGGTCCACCGCTCCGGTCTCTGCGTGCGAAGCTCGCGGATGCGTTGGCCGATACGTTTTCCGAGTTCCGACACGTAGAACCTGTCCTCCGGTTTGAGACAATTTAACTGGATAATTAAAACAACTGGGGGCGTTTCGGAATTCCTCTGCCCGTCAAACTTCAAGAGCCCAAAGCGCCGAAGCTGGCCACGGTGAAATTGAAGCCGAAATCCGGGAGCTTTTGACCCCGCCGCAGCGTGGCAACGCCCTCGATCCGCCAGCAGCCGCAATCCGGTCCATAAGACGCACCGAGGGTCTGCTGTGTCAGCGGCGACTGCTCCTTCACGAGGGGTTGTACGAGCGCTTCGTACCTCAGACCGAGCCCGATTCCGAGCGTCAAACGCCCGCCCGCCGTCAGAAGTTGGGCCCGCGCCCGGCTCTCCGAGGACGGACCTACCAAGGCGTCGATCCCCCGGCGGAGCCGGTCGGACCCCACCGCGAGCAAGTCGTCGTACCGTGCATACAGGGCATCCCCGCGTCCATTGTCGACACTGAAATCCGCGCTGAGTTGAGAAACACGCGTGCTCCGAGTGTCATAACGGGCCAGGATCCCCGCGCCCAAAATACCAACACGGGCAAGCAACCGCCCGAAGGTGTCTCGCAGGACAGGCGCCTCTTGCCTGCCTGCCCCCCGCCACGTGGGGGCATAGCGGGTCAGGTCAAACCCCTGGCCCAGCTGCAACCGGAGCGGTTCGGTCACGGCCAGCCCCTGCTTGCGCTGCAGGGACTGGGTCACCTCCACCACGGCGTGCAGGAAGCCCTCGTCCTCGCCCTCGGGCCCCACGGGAAGCGCGGCGTCGATCTCGTCGTAGCGCTGGGGAAGCCGCCCGGGCGAGGCACCCGGCGGCGGCACCCCACCCCACACGCCGGGGACATACCGCAGGCGAACGGAGGGCATGAGGGTGTGGCGGAAGGCGGTCTCCCCCCGGACGAAGTTCCGGGCCAGCTCGGAGTCCACCTGGAGGTCCGCGAGGGGATAGCCCCGCTGTGAGACACGGCCCGAGACTTCCCCGGCGTAGAGGTCCTGCCGGAGCGCCACGGCGGGCGTCACCCGGGCATAGGGCCCCCACCCGAAGGACGTGGACAGGCGGGGAACGAGGTCCAGCCGGTCCCGCGCTTCCCGGTCCGAGGCATCGAAGAGGCCGTTCGCCTGGAATGGATCCGGCAGCCCCTGGGGCACGCCATCCGGTCCCGTCACCGTCTGGAGGCCAGAGGCCTCGAAGCGGCCATCCTCGCCCTCGTCCCCGAAGCGCGAGCGCAGGGGGGACAGGCGGCTGAACTCCATGCGCATGCCCACCACCCACCGCTCCCCCAGGCGCCGCTCGGGCAGCGAGAGCGTGAGGGCGGGCAGCTTCTGGAACGTCCGGGGGCCCTGGAGCACCGGCCGCAGGGGATCCGCCGCGGCGGGCACCCGGTCTTCCTCGAAGAACGCGTAGCCCCAGCGGATGTCCTGGCGGAGGGCCACCTCCATCCCCACGTAATGGTCCTCTCCCCGGTGCGACAACGAGGCGGTGCTGCGCAGGTACTGGTTCTCGCGGGCGACGACGTCGGCGATCAGGTCCCTCGTGAAGAAGCCGTCGGAGACGAGGGAGGCCTCCACCCGGTGGGAGAAGCCGTGGCCCATCTCCTGGATGTGCTGCCAGGAGGCCTCCCCGCGCAGTCCCCGGGCCTCGGTGAGCGCCTCGCCCTGGGGCGCGTTCCCCTGGCGGAAGAAGGTCCCCAAGCGCGGATCCCGGACGGGCTGCAAGTCGTAGAGGAAGCCGAGCGTTGCCCGGCCCCGGGTGTTCACGCTGGGGGTGTAGCGGAACTCGGTGAGCAGGCGGGGCCCCCGGATGCCCAGGTAGCGCGGCTCCTCGCGGAGCGTGCCGTTGCCGAGCTCATGCGTCTCCTTCGAGGCGCCCGTGTAGTAGCCCGGAGACAGGGTGACGTCGTAGCTGCGCCCGAGCGTGATGAAGAGCGGCTGCTCGATGCTGAAGCCGTTGAGGCTGGAGATGCCCGGGCGCGGCATGAGCAGGCCGGTGCGCCGGTCGGACAGCGGCAGGTACAGCCAGGGCAGCGCGAACACCGGGACCGAGTGGAGGTAGATGACCGGCCAGGTGAGGATGGCCCGCTCGCCGGTGATGACGGAGGCGCGCTGGGCCTCGATGCGCCAGCTGGGCTCGTCCTTGCCACAGGCGCACGGGGTGAAGGCGATTCCATCCACCTCGAAGGTGTTGGTGTCCGTGCGCTGGATGCGGGTGCCGCGCATCAGCATGGGCGTCTCCCCCATCTCGCGCAGCTGCTGGGGCGTCTGCGCCGTGGCGAGGGCTTCCGGGGTGACGTTCCGCTTCTGCATGAAGAGGCCGCCCTGGGCGGTGGCCTCGTTGGACTCCAGGTCCAGCGTCACGGCTTCCGCCACCGCGGCGAACTCGCCGCTGACGAACA from Stigmatella erecta harbors:
- a CDS encoding helix-turn-helix domain-containing protein; the encoded protein is MSELGKRIGQRIRELRTQRPERWTQEELAERAQISVSFLSMIERGERVAHVETLAALAGALGVSLGELFAGTEQSLAQTEDLLRPLSDFARARGLTARDVDRLLGVARAMFNGTAA
- a CDS encoding LPS-assembly protein LptD produces the protein MSLLLPLTLALLVSAQTPPSTPFQLPNGETVEVTADHVVYEPDRQRVTAQGHTQVRTAGALLRADAVTYEPGARKVSATGNVMFVSGEFAAVAEAVTLDLESNEATAQGGLFMQKRNVTPEALATAQTPQQLREMGETPMLMRGTRIQRTDTNTFEVDGIAFTPCACGKDEPSWRIEAQRASVITGERAILTWPVIYLHSVPVFALPWLYLPLSDRRTGLLMPRPGISSLNGFSIEQPLFITLGRSYDVTLSPGYYTGASKETHELGNGTLREEPRYLGIRGPRLLTEFRYTPSVNTRGRATLGFLYDLQPVRDPRLGTFFRQGNAPQGEALTEARGLRGEASWQHIQEMGHGFSHRVEASLVSDGFFTRDLIADVVARENQYLRSTASLSHRGEDHYVGMEVALRQDIRWGYAFFEEDRVPAAADPLRPVLQGPRTFQKLPALTLSLPERRLGERWVVGMRMEFSRLSPLRSRFGDEGEDGRFEASGLQTVTGPDGVPQGLPDPFQANGLFDASDREARDRLDLVPRLSTSFGWGPYARVTPAVALRQDLYAGEVSGRVSQRGYPLADLQVDSELARNFVRGETAFRHTLMPSVRLRYVPGVWGGVPPPGASPGRLPQRYDEIDAALPVGPEGEDEGFLHAVVEVTQSLQRKQGLAVTEPLRLQLGQGFDLTRYAPTWRGAGRQEAPVLRDTFGRLLARVGILGAGILARYDTRSTRVSQLSADFSVDNGRGDALYARYDDLLAVGSDRLRRGIDALVGPSSESRARAQLLTAGGRLTLGIGLGLRYEALVQPLVKEQSPLTQQTLGASYGPDCGCWRIEGVATLRRGQKLPDFGFNFTVASFGALGS